The following coding sequences lie in one Allorhizobium pseudoryzae genomic window:
- a CDS encoding CoxG family protein, protein MNIEGRFFVPRSRAEVWALINDPDVLREAIPGCQTLEAVDEGYTATVTVAIGPVKAKFSGRVQLLDVQEPESYRITGEGNGGIAGFAKGGANVRLEEQDDGTVVHYTVDASVGGKLAQLGGRLIESTSRKLSQQFFDRISHIATAA, encoded by the coding sequence ATGAACATTGAGGGACGTTTCTTTGTGCCGCGCTCGCGCGCCGAGGTGTGGGCTCTGATCAACGATCCCGACGTTCTGCGCGAGGCCATTCCCGGCTGCCAGACGCTCGAGGCAGTCGATGAGGGGTATACTGCAACGGTGACGGTGGCGATTGGTCCGGTGAAGGCCAAGTTCAGTGGCCGCGTGCAGCTTCTCGACGTGCAGGAACCGGAAAGCTACCGCATTACGGGCGAAGGAAATGGCGGAATAGCGGGCTTTGCCAAAGGCGGCGCCAATGTTCGGCTGGAAGAGCAGGATGACGGTACCGTGGTGCACTACACCGTCGATGCCAGTGTCGGCGGCAAACTGGCACAACTGGGTGGACGACTTATCGAATCCACGTCCCGCAAGCTTTCCCAGCAATTCTTCGATCGCATTTCGCACATTGCTACGGCGGCGTGA
- a CDS encoding DUF6030 family protein has product MSAETVEAVGRRRRRIMQRRISRLPFLGFLLLFVVPVFAVFLLARDGQNLKQLSRWLGVPIEETERPPVEIRPVQRSPASQHLSNAPSPPRSHISLVERLMANPAPPGERHAGFLQADPERRCHAISTTGEAKPEFLTAAGDWTCLAERRYPNSDDILFLQVSGRGHTLRIFRAKLNLYDGNALKPMAESMAKALHVFAPINSRYVEGLVRRTVEQDRDQPFILGYGRIEIERESGEGRRYNIFVRSDTPPKAPPTPPSGFRLPQTLGRASE; this is encoded by the coding sequence TTGTCTGCCGAAACCGTAGAAGCGGTGGGTCGGCGGCGAAGGCGGATCATGCAAAGAAGGATATCGCGGCTCCCGTTTCTGGGCTTTCTGCTTCTGTTCGTCGTGCCGGTCTTTGCCGTTTTTCTCCTCGCGCGTGACGGACAGAACCTGAAGCAACTGAGCCGCTGGCTGGGTGTGCCGATCGAAGAGACCGAACGCCCGCCTGTTGAAATCCGGCCGGTCCAGCGATCTCCAGCCTCCCAGCACCTGAGTAATGCCCCGTCACCGCCTCGGTCTCACATCTCTCTGGTCGAACGATTGATGGCAAACCCGGCGCCTCCAGGTGAGCGCCATGCCGGGTTCTTGCAGGCCGATCCCGAAAGACGTTGCCACGCGATCAGCACGACCGGCGAGGCCAAGCCGGAATTTCTGACGGCCGCCGGCGATTGGACCTGCCTTGCGGAACGGCGATACCCGAACAGCGACGATATTCTTTTCCTGCAGGTTTCCGGACGCGGGCACACATTGCGCATCTTCCGCGCCAAGCTGAACCTCTATGATGGGAATGCCTTAAAGCCCATGGCGGAGAGCATGGCCAAAGCGCTTCACGTCTTTGCGCCGATCAATTCTCGCTATGTGGAAGGTCTGGTGCGCCGGACGGTCGAACAGGATCGGGATCAGCCTTTCATTCTCGGCTACGGGCGGATTGAGATCGAACGCGAAAGCGGCGAGGGGCGACGGTACAACATCTTCGTCCGATCCGACACGCCACCGAAGGCACCGCCGACACCGCCTTCCGGATTCAGGCTGCCGCAAACCCTCGGCCGGGCGTCCGAATGA
- a CDS encoding DODA-type extradiol aromatic ring-opening family dioxygenase, translating into MAELTGIYTASHTPVMLNFPDRIPADLRTEIFGAYEAMGREFESGKPDALVVLSNDHLHNFFLDNFPALCIGVGESYESPIEHWLKAKRRVFAGNQAFGAYLLQEALNADFDPSFSMDMVLDHGSLTPLELAGLDPDLPIVPILFNCVQPPMPTMRRCYQFGKFLGDAIRRYDGVERVAILATGGISHDIATPRMGMVNREFDETLLQLLEAGDPDAVVTYATEQVHTAGNGAEEIRMWMAAMGAAGGLPFRRAYYRAVNDWYTGIGIGHFGQAELAAATANHG; encoded by the coding sequence ATGGCTGAACTGACCGGAATCTATACCGCAAGCCATACACCGGTCATGCTGAACTTCCCTGACCGGATCCCGGCGGACCTGCGCACCGAGATCTTTGGTGCCTATGAAGCGATGGGACGGGAGTTCGAATCCGGCAAGCCCGATGCGCTGGTGGTGCTTTCCAACGACCATCTGCACAACTTCTTCCTCGACAACTTTCCGGCCCTGTGCATTGGCGTTGGAGAAAGCTATGAAAGCCCAATCGAACACTGGCTGAAGGCCAAGCGGCGGGTGTTTGCCGGCAATCAGGCCTTTGGTGCCTACCTCCTGCAGGAGGCCCTCAATGCCGATTTCGACCCAAGCTTTTCCATGGACATGGTCCTCGATCATGGATCCTTGACGCCGCTTGAGCTCGCGGGTCTCGATCCCGACCTGCCCATCGTGCCGATCTTGTTCAACTGCGTGCAGCCGCCCATGCCGACGATGCGCCGCTGCTACCAGTTCGGAAAGTTCCTCGGTGATGCGATCCGCCGCTATGACGGCGTGGAGCGCGTGGCCATTCTGGCGACCGGCGGCATCAGCCACGATATCGCCACGCCGCGCATGGGCATGGTCAACCGCGAATTCGATGAAACGCTGCTCCAGCTTCTGGAGGCGGGCGATCCGGATGCGGTGGTGACCTATGCGACGGAGCAGGTGCACACCGCCGGGAATGGGGCCGAAGAAATCCGCATGTGGATGGCGGCCATGGGGGCTGCGGGCGGCTTGCCTTTCCGCCGCGCTTATTATCGTGCTGTCAATGATTGGTACACGGGTATCGGCATCGGCCATTTTGGCCAGGCCGAACTCGCAGCGGCGACGGCCAACCATGGCTGA
- a CDS encoding xanthine dehydrogenase family protein molybdopterin-binding subunit, with protein MTIGKPVLRIEDRRFLTGQGRYVDDITLPRQCHAAMVLSPHAHADILSIDKSEAETMPGVLAVLTGHDVEADGLGKVPPFFMPELWGGPPGYATLRPLLIKDRVRFVGERVAMVIAETADQARAAADAVIVDYAARPAVVDAKAALDPDAPVLWEDCPTGNRSVTLKFGDAQQTAEAFEAAHLVVSRSFASPRIAPFSLEPRGCIGDFNAGEDHYTLHTSSQDPHGFRRILASVVLNIPESALRVISPDVGGGFGLKAHMHPEDGLVLWASRRVGRPVKWIATRSEAMQTDTQGRGQTAHAEMALDVSGRILGLRVRAYHNLGAYFWGTATPPLFFSMQLLPGTYVIPAVDLETNAVFTNIAPLSVYRGAGRPEAAFVIERLMDEAASKLRLDPREIRARNYVLPQQMPYTNGAGLTYDSGDFPRLASECAELADWDGFAERRAASEQAGRLRGRSITSYIEVAGVMNERMEIRFDPSGTLTIIAGTHSHGQGHATVFSQMVSEWLSLDMKDIRYVQGDTDKVLIGRGTFAARSSMLGGTALRKAVDDLVLKASKMAAVLLKVEENDVEFADGLFRTRTSNQTMSLKDVARFFYLPAGPVMRFSLGLYGEGTSAGKPGAQPNFPNGCQVCEVEVTPETGEIRIDRFVCMDDVGKALNPMICEGQIHGGCAQGIGQALLEEMVYDETGQLTTGSLMDYCLPRADHMPFIQSKLIEIPSTSNVLGVKGIGESGTIGTPAAIVNAILDAVRPLGVTDLQMPVTAGRLWDALHAAAGQHGEVKGMQS; from the coding sequence ATGACCATCGGAAAACCCGTTTTACGGATCGAGGACCGGCGCTTTCTGACCGGTCAGGGACGCTATGTCGATGACATCACTTTGCCCCGGCAGTGTCATGCAGCGATGGTGCTGTCCCCGCACGCCCACGCCGACATCCTGTCGATTGATAAAAGCGAAGCTGAGACAATGCCTGGCGTTCTGGCCGTGTTGACGGGTCATGATGTCGAAGCGGATGGGCTGGGCAAGGTGCCGCCTTTTTTCATGCCGGAACTATGGGGCGGCCCACCGGGCTACGCGACCTTGCGACCCTTGCTGATCAAGGACCGGGTTCGTTTCGTAGGAGAGCGCGTCGCCATGGTGATTGCCGAAACGGCGGACCAGGCACGCGCTGCCGCCGATGCTGTCATCGTGGATTATGCCGCGCGACCCGCCGTGGTGGATGCAAAAGCCGCGCTCGATCCCGACGCTCCAGTCCTGTGGGAGGACTGCCCCACCGGCAACCGCTCCGTGACGCTTAAATTCGGTGATGCCCAGCAGACGGCCGAAGCCTTCGAGGCTGCGCATCTCGTTGTCAGCCGAAGCTTTGCAAGTCCGCGTATCGCACCGTTTTCGCTGGAGCCACGCGGCTGCATCGGTGATTTCAATGCCGGCGAAGATCACTATACGCTCCATACCAGCTCGCAAGATCCGCACGGGTTTCGCCGTATTCTCGCCTCCGTCGTACTGAACATTCCAGAATCTGCTTTGCGCGTCATTTCTCCCGATGTCGGTGGCGGCTTTGGCCTCAAGGCGCATATGCACCCCGAAGACGGGCTTGTCCTCTGGGCCTCGCGGCGCGTGGGGCGGCCGGTCAAGTGGATCGCGACGCGCAGCGAAGCCATGCAGACGGATACGCAAGGGCGCGGCCAGACGGCGCATGCCGAAATGGCGCTCGATGTCTCTGGACGCATTCTCGGGCTTCGCGTGCGCGCCTATCATAATCTGGGTGCTTATTTCTGGGGCACGGCCACACCGCCACTCTTCTTCTCGATGCAGCTGCTTCCGGGCACCTACGTTATTCCAGCAGTCGATCTGGAGACCAATGCTGTTTTCACGAATATTGCGCCGCTCTCGGTTTATCGTGGGGCGGGCCGGCCTGAAGCGGCCTTTGTGATCGAAAGGCTGATGGATGAGGCGGCCTCAAAGCTACGGCTCGATCCCCGCGAAATCCGGGCGCGCAACTATGTTTTGCCGCAGCAGATGCCATATACCAACGGCGCTGGCCTGACCTACGACAGCGGTGATTTCCCTCGTCTTGCCAGTGAATGCGCTGAGCTTGCTGATTGGGATGGTTTTGCCGAGCGCCGCGCGGCAAGCGAACAGGCGGGACGTCTGCGGGGGCGCTCGATTACTTCCTACATCGAAGTGGCGGGTGTGATGAACGAGCGTATGGAAATCCGTTTCGATCCCTCCGGCACGCTGACGATCATTGCCGGCACCCATTCGCACGGACAGGGACATGCCACCGTATTCAGTCAGATGGTGTCCGAATGGCTGTCGCTCGACATGAAGGACATTCGATATGTCCAGGGCGATACAGACAAGGTGCTGATCGGCCGTGGGACCTTCGCGGCCCGCAGCTCCATGCTGGGCGGCACAGCGCTGCGCAAGGCAGTCGATGATCTTGTCCTCAAGGCGTCCAAAATGGCAGCCGTCCTGCTGAAGGTCGAGGAAAACGATGTCGAGTTTGCCGATGGTCTGTTCCGCACCCGAACCTCCAACCAGACGATGTCTTTGAAGGATGTGGCGCGGTTCTTCTACCTGCCCGCCGGTCCCGTCATGCGCTTTTCGCTGGGGCTTTACGGGGAGGGCACATCCGCAGGCAAGCCCGGTGCGCAGCCGAATTTCCCCAACGGCTGTCAGGTGTGCGAAGTCGAAGTGACGCCAGAAACAGGTGAGATCCGTATCGACCGCTTCGTGTGTATGGATGATGTGGGAAAGGCGCTCAATCCGATGATCTGCGAAGGGCAGATCCATGGTGGCTGCGCGCAGGGCATCGGTCAGGCACTCCTTGAGGAGATGGTCTATGACGAAACGGGCCAGCTCACCACCGGTTCGCTGATGGATTATTGCCTGCCGCGCGCCGACCACATGCCGTTCATCCAGTCGAAACTCATCGAAATCCCCAGCACATCGAACGTGCTGGGCGTCAAGGGCATCGGCGAATCCGGCACCATCGGTACGCCCGCAGCCATCGTCAACGCCATTCTCGATGCCGTACGCCCACTCGGTGTCACCGATCTGCAAATGCCTGTGACCGCTGGCCGTCTTTGGGACGCCCTGCATGCAGCAGCCGGCCAGCACGGCGAAGTAAAAGGAATGCAATCATGA
- a CDS encoding FAD-dependent monooxygenase, protein MAETRKALIIGGGIAGMTAGIALREAGLTVDLCDQDPHWRVYGAGITITGPTLRAMGRLGILDAVLEHGYTADGIDICSADGKPLFSIDTRNDALGDIPTAGGILRPTLHRIMSERFLALNPTVMLGVTVEAIDWHGDLATVRFSNGTSTTYDLVVGADGIYSRTRQQMFETAPVPRYAGQMCWRLMMERHPSIVRRTFFLGGPAKVGLNPVAPDQMYMFYLEAQPEPVWRNEAEQHVVLRDLLHSYGGILREVADGLHERSNIICRPLETVLAGETWLRGNTVLIGDAAHATTPQLASGAGMGIEDGLVLGEEIARQPHVPTALQCFMQRRYARCKLVVDSSLEISRLERERAAPQAQTAVVEKALAALNEEF, encoded by the coding sequence ATGGCTGAAACACGCAAAGCGCTCATCATCGGCGGCGGCATTGCCGGCATGACAGCGGGCATTGCCCTTCGTGAGGCAGGCCTGACCGTGGACCTCTGTGACCAGGACCCGCATTGGCGGGTCTATGGGGCAGGCATTACGATTACCGGCCCGACGCTTCGGGCCATGGGCCGGCTCGGCATTCTTGATGCCGTGCTTGAACATGGCTACACCGCCGATGGGATCGACATCTGTTCCGCCGACGGTAAGCCGCTGTTCAGCATCGATACACGCAACGATGCGCTTGGCGATATTCCGACAGCCGGCGGCATCCTGCGACCGACGCTTCATCGCATCATGTCCGAGCGCTTCCTGGCTTTGAACCCCACGGTCATGCTGGGCGTCACGGTGGAAGCCATCGATTGGCATGGCGATCTTGCCACTGTCCGCTTCAGCAACGGCACTTCTACGACCTACGATCTGGTGGTCGGTGCCGATGGCATCTATTCGCGAACGCGTCAACAGATGTTCGAGACGGCACCTGTGCCTCGTTATGCGGGGCAGATGTGCTGGCGATTAATGATGGAGCGTCATCCTTCCATCGTGCGGCGCACCTTCTTTTTGGGCGGTCCGGCCAAGGTTGGTCTCAATCCGGTCGCACCGGACCAGATGTACATGTTCTATCTTGAGGCTCAGCCGGAGCCGGTCTGGCGCAATGAAGCAGAGCAGCATGTTGTGCTACGAGACCTCTTGCACAGCTATGGCGGCATCCTGCGCGAGGTGGCGGACGGTCTGCATGAGCGTTCCAACATCATCTGCCGCCCATTGGAAACGGTACTGGCCGGTGAGACCTGGCTGCGTGGAAACACAGTGCTGATCGGTGATGCCGCCCATGCCACCACGCCGCAACTGGCATCCGGTGCCGGAATGGGCATTGAGGACGGTCTTGTGCTGGGCGAGGAGATCGCCCGACAGCCACATGTTCCCACCGCGCTGCAATGCTTCATGCAACGACGGTATGCGCGCTGCAAGCTGGTTGTCGACTCGTCTCTCGAGATTAGCCGGTTGGAGCGTGAACGCGCCGCCCCACAAGCGCAAACCGCCGTTGTGGAAAAGGCGCTTGCCGCGCTGAATGAGGAGTTTTGA
- a CDS encoding BKACE family enzyme, giving the protein MNSLHTAAEHGRGIAIAVAPNGGRRLKADHPALPLSPAELAECAAECLDAGASMVHIHVRDDAGRHCLDVARYRAAIDAIRGRVSDRLIIQITTEALGIFKPAEQMDLVRVLHPEACSMALREIVPDASYESAFAVLLEWMRRERVMPQIILYDLADLERLQEMLQRGLIPAQDIPVLFVLGRYTTHQQSSPADLQHFLQASPSFAHWSMCAFGRDEAACAVAAALLGGNVRLGFENNLLLPDGKVAANNAALIAPVRESLRLLGRRIETAETQRAALEAIW; this is encoded by the coding sequence ATGAACAGCTTGCATACTGCGGCCGAGCACGGTCGCGGCATAGCGATTGCGGTTGCGCCCAACGGTGGTCGTCGGTTGAAGGCCGATCATCCGGCCTTGCCGCTCTCGCCTGCAGAACTGGCGGAATGCGCGGCGGAATGCCTGGATGCAGGCGCAAGCATGGTCCATATTCATGTGCGGGATGACGCCGGGCGTCATTGCCTGGATGTGGCGCGCTACCGTGCAGCTATCGATGCCATCCGCGGCCGTGTGTCGGATCGCCTGATCATTCAGATCACCACTGAGGCGCTGGGAATTTTTAAACCCGCTGAACAGATGGATCTGGTGCGGGTGCTGCATCCGGAGGCATGTTCGATGGCGCTGCGTGAGATCGTGCCTGACGCCTCCTACGAAAGTGCCTTTGCAGTGCTGCTTGAATGGATGCGGCGTGAGCGGGTCATGCCGCAGATCATTCTCTATGACCTGGCGGATCTTGAGCGTTTGCAAGAGATGCTTCAGCGCGGGCTTATCCCGGCGCAGGATATTCCCGTTCTCTTCGTGCTGGGACGCTACACGACACATCAGCAATCTAGCCCGGCGGATCTTCAGCATTTTCTTCAGGCCTCGCCCTCCTTTGCTCATTGGAGCATGTGCGCCTTCGGGCGGGACGAGGCGGCTTGCGCGGTCGCGGCGGCTCTTTTGGGCGGCAATGTGCGGCTCGGCTTCGAAAACAACCTACTCCTGCCGGATGGCAAGGTGGCGGCGAACAATGCCGCGCTGATTGCGCCTGTGCGGGAAAGCCTGCGTCTGTTGGGACGCCGGATCGAAACTGCGGAGACCCAGCGCGCTGCGCTGGAGGCGATCTGGTGA
- a CDS encoding (2Fe-2S)-binding protein, with protein sequence MSSIELRINGKDVRRSVEDHQLLVSFLREDLGLTGTHVGCDTSQCGACVVSVDGATVKSCTMLAVQAHGCSVATIEGVSQTTSLHAVQEAFQRHHALQCGYCTAGLVITAIDLIEREGSQLTRDQVAHALKGNLCRCTGYQNIINAILDAAKRLDVAAQAAE encoded by the coding sequence ATGTCCAGCATTGAACTACGTATCAACGGCAAAGACGTTCGACGCTCCGTCGAGGACCACCAGCTGCTCGTGTCCTTTCTCAGGGAAGACCTGGGCCTTACCGGAACCCATGTGGGCTGCGACACGTCGCAGTGCGGCGCCTGCGTGGTGTCCGTGGATGGCGCGACGGTCAAATCCTGCACCATGCTGGCCGTGCAGGCCCACGGGTGTTCGGTGGCAACGATCGAAGGCGTTTCGCAAACCACATCTCTTCACGCGGTTCAGGAGGCTTTTCAACGGCACCATGCTTTGCAGTGCGGTTACTGCACCGCCGGTCTGGTGATCACGGCCATCGATCTGATCGAGCGAGAAGGCAGCCAGTTGACGCGAGATCAGGTGGCGCATGCGCTGAAGGGCAATCTCTGTCGCTGCACGGGCTATCAGAACATCATCAACGCCATTCTCGATGCGGCGAAGCGTCTCGACGTCGCTGCGCAGGCGGCGGAATGA
- a CDS encoding TetR/AcrR family transcriptional regulator, translating into MPGSGEWVHAAEPLDRHPTRTPPTPVVISHHFDRPLDHCITGRILVARCSACDDVFGVFMKRESLREKNKEDKLLRIKKAAIDLFLSKGFDDTTTREIAAQAGVGMGTVFVYAETKRDLLFLIVNDGLEACVSEARATIQPEYSLLRNLLIILRRHYQYFAESPVLSRAALREMYFYQSGKQAERFNRTRHALRHLLIDLISEALEKGIITSTAGADLIAQTVFAIYQVDLRIWLSEDDLDLDAGTDRLRRQIEIVLTGLSPQASALALPG; encoded by the coding sequence ATGCCGGGAAGCGGTGAATGGGTGCACGCTGCCGAACCGCTCGACCGGCACCCAACCAGAACGCCGCCAACGCCAGTCGTCATTTCCCACCACTTTGATCGACCTCTTGATCATTGCATCACCGGTCGCATACTGGTGGCGAGGTGTTCTGCCTGCGATGACGTGTTTGGGGTGTTCATGAAACGCGAGAGCCTGCGTGAGAAAAACAAGGAAGATAAGCTTCTCCGTATCAAGAAGGCTGCTATCGACCTGTTTTTGTCCAAGGGGTTCGATGATACGACAACCCGTGAGATCGCCGCGCAGGCCGGTGTCGGCATGGGAACGGTTTTTGTTTATGCCGAAACGAAACGCGATCTTCTGTTCCTGATCGTCAACGACGGGCTGGAGGCCTGTGTGAGCGAAGCCCGGGCGACGATTCAACCGGAATATTCGCTGCTGCGGAATCTGTTGATCATCCTGCGACGGCACTACCAGTATTTTGCAGAAAGTCCGGTGCTGTCGCGGGCGGCCTTGCGTGAGATGTACTTTTATCAATCCGGTAAGCAGGCCGAGCGGTTCAACCGAACGCGGCACGCGCTACGCCACCTGCTGATCGATCTGATCAGCGAGGCACTGGAAAAAGGTATCATCACATCGACCGCGGGTGCCGATCTGATCGCCCAGACCGTCTTCGCGATCTATCAGGTCGATCTGCGAATCTGGCTTTCCGAGGATGACCTCGATCTGGACGCTGGCACCGACCGGCTGCGCCGCCAGATCGAAATCGTCCTGACCGGCCTTTCTCCTCAGGCCTCCGCGCTGGCACTGCCTGGTTAA
- a CDS encoding subunit of meta cleavage enzyme — protein MSNWRLMMPTTEAYLLDKVLYELHHKPDDLAAYNQDKAAYLARFKLSPEMAEKISGNDVAGLYEAGVNPYLLRAHCIGVRIPEDVSLAALRSLMKEGDDKWLN, from the coding sequence ATGAGCAATTGGCGGCTGATGATGCCAACCACGGAGGCCTATCTTCTGGATAAGGTACTCTACGAACTCCACCACAAGCCCGATGATCTGGCCGCCTACAATCAGGACAAGGCGGCTTATCTGGCTCGTTTCAAGCTGAGCCCAGAGATGGCAGAGAAGATCAGCGGCAACGATGTCGCCGGTCTCTATGAGGCGGGTGTGAACCCCTACCTTCTGCGCGCCCACTGCATCGGCGTTCGGATCCCCGAAGACGTATCGCTTGCCGCTCTGCGCAGCCTGATGAAAGAAGGAGACGACAAATGGCTGAACTGA
- a CDS encoding alpha/beta fold hydrolase yields the protein MFISVNDHNIHVALHGSAHDPALVLLHSLGTSHDVWQEQVRAFSRTHYVICPDFRGHGLSDLSCTPVTVEALAEDIVALLWELGVERFHLAGISIGGLVAQCVAGTLPDRVRTLTLFDSNIVSLAPQMWKDRAAKIRADGLASIAGGVLSRWITPQAAETPFGRGLATMLARMSSEGYAAGCDALAIADCRPHAARLTMPVSVAVGELDEATPPAAGKALADAIAGARFSIIPGAAHIPLFEQAAAVNNTLKASIREP from the coding sequence ATGTTTATCAGCGTCAACGACCACAATATCCATGTGGCGCTTCACGGCAGCGCGCATGATCCGGCACTGGTTTTGCTCCATTCGCTTGGTACGTCGCACGATGTCTGGCAGGAGCAGGTTCGTGCCTTTAGCCGAACGCATTATGTGATCTGCCCTGATTTCCGCGGCCACGGCCTCAGTGATCTTTCCTGCACGCCCGTCACGGTCGAAGCACTCGCAGAGGATATTGTCGCTCTGCTGTGGGAGCTTGGCGTTGAACGCTTCCACCTTGCGGGCATCTCCATCGGCGGTCTGGTGGCGCAGTGTGTTGCCGGAACGTTGCCGGACCGCGTGCGCACATTGACGCTCTTCGATAGCAATATCGTCAGCCTCGCCCCGCAGATGTGGAAGGATCGCGCCGCAAAGATCCGAGCGGATGGGCTGGCTTCCATCGCCGGCGGTGTTCTGTCGCGGTGGATCACGCCGCAGGCCGCGGAAACGCCCTTTGGCCGCGGGCTTGCCACCATGCTCGCCCGCATGTCTTCGGAAGGATACGCCGCCGGTTGCGATGCGCTGGCGATTGCCGATTGCCGTCCGCACGCCGCCCGTCTCACCATGCCGGTGTCGGTTGCGGTAGGAGAATTGGACGAGGCCACGCCGCCCGCCGCAGGCAAGGCGTTGGCCGATGCCATTGCCGGTGCACGGTTCTCCATCATTCCGGGAGCCGCCCACATTCCGCTCTTTGAGCAGGCAGCAGCAGTGAACAACACTCTCAAAGCGTCGATCCGGGAACCCTAA
- a CDS encoding alpha/beta hydrolase family protein — protein sequence MSAPTGELTGPRSLDDAKAWMRDRLAKRIHPLGLTDPQATSDTIDRLEGLDGAHWAKAWIATGNSYMEKAESAIAASDAGAARDAYYQAYGFYFLGRFPCPNHPDKEESYRLELEAYAKFGALADPPILPVSLPFDAPDALSHEIRFYLRKPVGVEKPPVVIMWGGVDAWKEEMTELSSQLVSAGIATIALDNVGTGQSPIKARRNGEIQFAPVIDWARQAADLDGSRIALIGRSFGGHWATKLAHLMPEKLRCAVNWGGGVHYMFQPEWVEASRYPDSYLMELVETRSRMLGAQSDAEYIEGFRVLSLLDQGLLSQPCAPLLLVNGKDDKQCPIADIHLLLEHGSPKSVRLFPGGHMGFGPHTVPTIVSWVANHLK from the coding sequence ATGTCGGCACCGACGGGCGAACTAACCGGACCACGATCTCTTGACGATGCCAAGGCCTGGATGCGGGATCGTCTTGCCAAACGCATCCATCCGCTCGGGTTGACCGACCCTCAGGCAACGTCTGACACCATCGACAGGCTGGAAGGGCTGGATGGCGCACACTGGGCAAAGGCCTGGATCGCAACCGGCAATAGCTACATGGAAAAGGCCGAGTCGGCTATTGCCGCCAGTGATGCGGGCGCGGCGCGGGACGCCTATTATCAAGCTTATGGCTTCTATTTTCTCGGCCGCTTTCCTTGCCCGAACCATCCGGACAAGGAAGAGAGCTACCGACTTGAACTCGAGGCCTATGCCAAGTTCGGCGCACTGGCCGATCCGCCGATCTTGCCGGTAAGCCTTCCCTTCGACGCACCGGATGCGCTGTCCCACGAGATCCGCTTCTATCTGCGCAAGCCTGTCGGTGTGGAAAAGCCGCCCGTCGTGATCATGTGGGGCGGTGTCGATGCCTGGAAGGAAGAGATGACCGAGCTTTCCAGCCAGCTGGTCTCGGCAGGCATTGCCACGATTGCCCTAGACAATGTTGGCACTGGTCAGTCGCCGATCAAGGCGCGCCGCAATGGTGAGATCCAGTTCGCCCCCGTGATCGACTGGGCGAGGCAGGCGGCGGATCTCGACGGCAGCCGCATTGCTTTGATCGGCCGTTCCTTCGGCGGCCACTGGGCCACCAAGCTTGCCCACCTGATGCCCGAAAAGCTGCGTTGCGCGGTCAATTGGGGTGGTGGCGTGCATTACATGTTCCAACCAGAATGGGTCGAAGCATCCCGCTACCCTGACAGTTACCTGATGGAACTCGTTGAAACCCGCAGCCGCATGCTCGGGGCACAAAGCGATGCCGAATATATCGAAGGTTTCCGGGTTCTTTCCCTGCTGGACCAGGGGCTTCTTTCGCAACCCTGTGCACCGCTGCTGCTGGTGAACGGCAAGGACGACAAGCAGTGCCCGATTGCCGATATCCATCTGCTTCTGGAGCACGGCAGCCCGAAGTCCGTCCGCCTGTTCCCAGGCGGTCATATGGGATTTGGCCCACACACAGTTCCCACGATTGTGTCGTGGGTCGCTAATCACCTGAAGTAA